A genomic stretch from Salarias fasciatus chromosome 10, fSalaFa1.1, whole genome shotgun sequence includes:
- the thoc2 gene encoding THO complex subunit 2 yields MATLILPAEWFKNWEKSGKQEFVQLCKDLTEKTDHGSQIREIQAALYELCHQVVQGNLKLDLVVGVLGDMMDLRDDMPSVLADVFSILDLETGALEEKNKRDHYTQLVGACLFFVPEAILKERLDPETLESLGLIKQAHQFNQKIVKIKTKLFYKQQKFNLLREENEGYAKLITELGQDLSGNITSHIVLESIKSLIGCFNLDPNRVLDIILEVYESRSDQDDFFLSLIKSYMCEPLTLCHILGFKFKFYQEPNEETPKSLYHIAAALLHHNLIELEDLYIHLMPLDAAIVEEHKNEISEAKQIARKLVMVVLPSDKNEDKEKEKDKEEEKNDKPPDNQKLGLLEALLRIGDWLHAQSIMDQMPSFYATSHKPIALALCQLVHLTVEPLYRRAGVPKGARGCVMHPLRNKRAPQPAENFEDLRRDIFSMLGYLGPHLSHDPILFAKIVRLGKAFMKEYQSDGNSEVRDKMETLLSCFLSVADQVLLPSLSLMECNACMSEELWGLFKLFPYYHRYRLYGQWKNETYSSHPLLVKVKAQTVERAKYIMKRLTKENVKQSGRQIGKLSHSNPTILFDYMLSQIQWYDNLIVPVVDSLKYLTSLNYDVLAYCIIEALANPEKEKMKHDDTTISSWLQSLASLCGAVFRKYPIELAGLLQYVTNQLKAGKSFDLLILKEVVQKMAGIEITDEMTSEQLEAMTGGEQLKAEGGYFGQIRNTKKSSQRLKDALLDHELALPLCLLMAQQRNGVVFLEGGEKHLKLVGHLYDQCHDTLVQFGGFLASNLSTEDYIKRVPSIDILCNQFHTPHDAAFFLSRPMYAHQILSKYDELKKAEKGNRQQQKAHKYVAACEQVMAPVHEAVISLHPARVWDDLRPQFYATFWSLTMYDLAVPQSAYDREVNKLKAQIKAIEENPEIPLNKKKKEKERCTALQEKLQEEEKKQLEHVQRVLHRLKLEKDNWLLAKSTKNETITKFLQLCLFPRCIFSSIDAVYCARFVELVHQQKTPNFCTLLCYDRVFSATIYTVASCTENESHRYGRFLCCMLETVTRWHSDRAIYEKECVNYPGFLTIFRATGFDGGNKADQLDYENFRHVVHKWHYMLTKASVHCLETGDYTHIRNILIVLTKILPCYPKVLNLGQALECRVHKICLEEKDKRPDLYALAMGYSGRLKSQKVHMVPENEFHHKEQPARTTPASQQNGPGSTGKPATSTSKMEEGTSEDGDRGKDKSQGTTKPVNKANSAAAKVTTSNGNGALNSTKTVKDRDDKEKSGKEKKEKKEKTPGGISDTKAENRREKQRDERAGKEERMPREGKEKTPKADREKLKSEEKSIKDDKAKAGNGEPMEPSRERDAIKESKSKEKGDRNAMPGSLKSPGSRSESAESERDHKRRKLDSHSSPSHSSSVKDNSIEPKESTSKHHITYNSLSRSKSRERELDKKDSEIIQGRSKEKKEEKDRKERKREHNINDRETSQESKRRKDENGTNSSKNSKSTSPSSDSPLSVEKEKSKRKSSSKEKMESVKAERTSSGGKKESRHDKEKKEKRDSSGGKEEKKQYPYM; encoded by the exons ATGGCGACACTTATCCTCCCTGCTGAATGGTTCAAAAACTGGGAAAAATCAGGAAAACAAGAGTT CGTTCAACTCTGCAAAGACctaacagagaaaacagatcaTGGGAGTCAAATTCGAG AGATACAGGCTGCCTTGTACGAGCTCTGCCACCAGGTTGTGCAGGGAAACCTGAAGTTGGATCTTGTCGTCGGTGTCCTTGGGGACATGATG GACCTCAGAGACGACATGCCATCAGTTTTAGCAGATGTGTTCAGTATACTCG ATTTAGAGACTGGtgcactggaagaaaaaaacaagcgtGACCACTATACACAATTGGTTGGAGCTTGTTTG ttttTTGTCCCTGAGGCCATCCTAAAGGAGAGGCTGGATCCAGAAACCCTCGAGTCCCTCGGACTCATCAAACAAGCCCACCAGTTCAATCAGAAGATTGTAAAAATCAAGACAAAACTTTT TTACAAGCAGCAGAAGTTCAACTTGCTAAGGGAAGAAAATGAGGGCTACGCTAAACTGATCACTGAGCTGGGACAAGACCTGTCAGGCAACATCACCAGCCACATCGTCTTGGAGAGCATCAAATCCCTAATAG GATGCTTCAACCTAGACCCTAACCGTGTCTTGGACATAATCTTGGAGGTATACGAGAGTCGATCTGACCAAGATGACTTCTTCCTGTCCCTCATCAAATCCTATATGTGTGAGCCTCTCACACTTTGCCACATTTTGGGCTTCAAGTTCAAATTTTACCAG GAACCCAATGAGGAAACCCCCAAGTCACTTTACCACATTGCTGCTGCTTTGCTTCACCATAACTTGATAGAGCTGGAGGATCTCTACATACAT CTCATGCCACTAGATGCCGCTATTGTGGAGGAACACAAAAATGAGATCTCGGAGGCCAAGCAGATTGCTCGCAAGCTGGTGATGGTCGTGCTGCCTTCTGACAAgaatgaagacaaagaaaaggagaaggacaaggaagaggaaaagaatGACAAG CCACCTGATAACCAGAAGCTCGGACTCCTGGAAGCCCTGCTTAGGATTGGAGACTGGCTCCACGCCCAGAGTATTATGGACCAGATGCCTTCTTTCTACGCTACTTCGCACAAGCCCATTGCACTGGCGCTTTGCCAGCTTGTGCACCTGACTGTGGAGCCTCTCTACAGAAG GGCTGGCGTTCCGAAAGGGGCACGGGGATGTGTAATGCATCCACTGAGAAACAAGCGAGCCCCTCAGCCTGCTGAGAACTTTGAGGACTTGCGCAGGGACATATTCAGCATGCTCGGCTACCTGGGCCCTCACCTCTCCCATGACCCCATCCTTTTCGCCAAGATTGTGCGTTTAGGCAAGGCCTTTATGAAAGAG TACCAAAGTGATGGAAACTCTGAGGTCAGAGACAAGATG GAAACACTGTTGAGTTGTTTCCTGAGTGTTGCAGACCAGGTGCTACTACCCTCCCTCAGTCTGATGGAGTGTAATGCTTGCATGTCTGAGGAACTGTGGGGGCTCTTCAAACTCTTTCCCTACTAtcacag GTACCGGTTATATGGGCAATGGAAAAATGAGACTTACTCCAGCCATCCGCTGTTGGTTAAAGTCAAAGCTCAGACTGTGGAAAGAGCCAAATATATTATGAA GCGGTTGACCAAAGAGAATGTGAAACAATCTGGAAGGCAGATTGGCAAACTGAGCCATAGCAATCCCACCATCCTCTTTGATTAT ATGCTCTCCCAGATCCAGTGGTACGACAACCTCATCGTTCCAGTGGTGGACTCTTTGAAATACCTCACATCTCTCAACTACGACGTGTTGGCCT ATTGCATCATCGAAGCACTTGCCAACCCCGAGAAGGAGAAGATGAAGCATGACGACACCACCATCTCCTCATGGCTTCAGA GCCTGGCAAGTCTGTGTGGAGCCGTGTTCAGAAAGTACCCCATTGAGCTGGCCGGCCTCCTTCAGTATGTCACCAACCAGCTCAAAGCAGGAAAGAG CTTTGACCTGCTGATCCTGAAGGAGGTGGTGCAGAAAATGGCTGGCATTGAGATTACAGATGAGATGACCTCGGAGCAACTGGAAGCGATGACGGGAGGGGAGCAGCTCAAAGCTGAG GGAGGCTACTTTGGGCAGATCAGGAACACAAAAAAGTCATCGCAGCGACTGAAGGACGCTCTGCTCGACCACGAGCTCGCATTGCCACTGTGTCTCCTCATGGCTCAGCAGCGAAACGGCGTGGTGTTcttggagggaggagagaaacatCTCAAACTTGTTGGCCACCTTTATGACCAG TGTCATGACACATTGGTGCAGTTTGGTGGCTTTCTGGCCTCCAACCTCAGCACAGAGGATTATATCAAGCGGGTCCCCTCCATCGACATCCTTTGTAACCAGTTCCACACTCCACATGATGCTGCCTTCTTTCTGTCTCGGCCAATGTATGCCCATCAGATTTTG TCCAAGTACGATGAGCTGAAGAAGGCAGAAAAAGGCAATCGGCAGCAACAGAAGGCACACAAGTATGTGGCAGCCTGTGAACAGGTGATGGCGCCAGTGCACGAGGCTGTGATATCGCTCCACCCAGCCAGGGTCTGGGATGACCTCCGCCCTCAGTTCTACGCCACCTTCTGGTCGCTAACCATGTACGATTTGGCCGTGCCGCAGTCTGCCTACGACCGTGAGGTCAATAAGCTAAAGGCCCAGATCAAAGCCATCGAGGAAAACCCCGAGATA ccattgaataagaaaaagaaggagaaggaacGTTGCACGGCCCTGCAGGAGAAACtccaagaggaggagaagaagcagtTGGAGCACGTACAAAGAGTTCTGCACCGGCTCAAACTGGAGAAGGACAACTGGTTGTTGGCCA AGTCCACGAAGAATGAGACCATTACAAAGTTCCTGCAGCTCTGTCTGTTCCCTCGCTGCATCTTCTCGTCCATCGATGCCGTGTACTGCGCCCGCTTCGTTGAGCTGGTCCACCAGCAGAAGACACCCAACTTCTGCACCCTGCTGTGCTACGACAGA GTGTTTTCTGCGACCATTTACACCGTGGCCAGCTGTACGGAGAACGAGTCCCACAGATACGGACGCTTCCTCTGCTGCATGTTGGAGACGGTGACCCGCTGGCACAGTGATCGCGCCATCTATGAGAAG GAGTGTGTCAATTACCCCGGCTTCCTGACCATCTTCAGAGCCACGGGCTTTGACGGAGGAAACAAAGCAGATCAGCTAGATTATGAGAACTTCAGGCATGTGGTGCATAAATGGCACTACATGCTGACTAAA GCTTCGGTTCACTGCCTGGAAACGGGAGATTACACCCACATCAGGAACATTCTGATTGTGCTCACCAAGATCCTGCCGTGCTACCCGAAGGTCCTGAACCTGGGCCAAGCGCTGGAGTGCCGTGTCCACAAGATCTGCCTTGAGGAGAAGGATAAGAGACCAGATCTCTATGCCTTAGCAATGGG TTATTCAGGTCGCTTGAAAAGCCAGAAGGTTCACATGGTTCCAGAGAATGAGTTTCACCACAAGGAACAGCCAGCGCGCACCACGCCTGCCAGTCAGCAGAACGGCCCCGGCAGCACCGGCAAGCCcgccaccagcaccagcaaGATGGAGGAGGGGACATCGGAGGACGGCG ACCGGGGAAAGGATAAATCTCAGGGGACTACAAAACCAGTGAACAAAGCCAACAGTGCAGCAGCCAAAGTGACCACCAGCAACGGGAATGGTGCTCTCAACAG CACCAAAACTGTTAAAGATCGGGACGACAAAGAAAAGAGtgggaaggagaaaaaagagaaaaaggagaagacACCAGGCGGCATCTCCGATACAAAGGCAGAGAACAGacgagagaagcagagagatgagagagcagGGAAGGAGGAGCGAATGCCGCGTGAGGGTAAGGAGAAGACCCCAAAGGCAGATCGGGAAAAGCTGAAGTCAGAGGAGAAGAGCATCAAAGACGACAAGGCCAAAGCCGGAAACGGGGAGCCAATGGAACCGTCCAGGGAGCGTGACGCCATCAAGGAGTCCAAGAGCAAGGAGAAAGGCGACAGGAATGCTATGCCGGGGTCCCTCAAGTCACCAGGCTCGAGATCCGAGTCCGCTGAATCTGAGAGGG ATCATAAAAGACGAAAGCTCGACAGCCACTCTTCCCCGTCCCACTCCTCATCTGTAAAG